One genomic window of Arachis hypogaea cultivar Tifrunner chromosome 8, arahy.Tifrunner.gnm2.J5K5, whole genome shotgun sequence includes the following:
- the LOC112708373 gene encoding L-ascorbate peroxidase, cytosolic-like isoform X1 yields MGKSYPTVSEDYEKAIQKARRKLRGLIFEKQCAPLMLRLAWHSAGTFDVKTKTGGPFGTMKHEAEQKHEANRGLDIAVNLLEPLKQHFPNITYADFYQLAGVVAVEVTGGPEVPFHPGREDKADPPPEGRLPDATKGNDHLRELFVQTMGLTDQDIVALSGAHTLGRCHKDRSGFEGPWTSNPLVFDNSYFTELVGGEREGLLQLPTDKALLEDPVFRPLVEKYASDEDAFFADYTQAHLKLSELGYLLYLISNLILKFIYTSYMCVSKYFSHYSQVC; encoded by the exons aTGGGAAAGTCGTACCCAACGGTGAGTGAAGATTACGAGAAGGCCATTCAGAAGGCGAGGAGAAAGCTGAGGGGATTGATCTTCGAGAAGCAATGCGCTCCCCTTATGCTCCGTTTGGC ATGGCACTCGGCGGGTACGTTCGACGTGAAGACGAAGACGGGTGGTCCATTCGGAACCATGAAGCACGAAGCTGAACAAAAGCATGAAGCTAACAGGGGGCTTGATATTGCTGTCAACCTCTTGGAGCCTCTCAAGCAGCACTTCCCTAACATTACATACGCTGATTTTTACCAGTTGGCCGGCGTTGTTGCCGTTGAGGTTACCGGTGGCCCCGAAGTTCCTTTTCACCCTGGCAGAGAG GACAAGGCTGATCCACCTCCAGAGGGTCGCTTGCCCGATGCAACAAAGGGTAATGACCATTTGAGGGAGTTGTTTGTGCAAACAATGGGACTCACTGATCAAGATATTGTTGCCCTTTCTGGTGCTCACACCCTT GGTAGGTGCCACAAGGATCGTTCTGGATTTGAGGGTCCTTGGACTTCCAATCCTCTGGTTTTTGACAACTCGTACTTCAC GGAACTGGTGGGGGGCGAAAGGGAGGGACTTTTGCAGCTCCCAACTGACAAGGCATTGCTGGAGGATCCTGTTTTCCGCCCTCTTGTTGAGAAATATGCCTCA GATGAAGACGCATTCTTTGCTGATTACACTCAAGCTCACTTAAAGCTCTCCGAACTTGGGTACCTACTCTACTTAATTTCTAATCTTATTCTTAAGTTTATTTACACTTCATATATGTGTGTAAGTAAATACTTTTCTCATTATTCGCAGGTTTGCTGA
- the LOC112708373 gene encoding L-ascorbate peroxidase, cytosolic-like isoform X2: MGKSYPTVSEDYEKAIQKARRKLRGLIFEKQCAPLMLRLAWHSAGTFDVKTKTGGPFGTMKHEAEQKHEANRGLDIAVNLLEPLKQHFPNITYADFYQLAGVVAVEVTGGPEVPFHPGREDKADPPPEGRLPDATKGNDHLRELFVQTMGLTDQDIVALSGAHTLGRCHKDRSGFEGPWTSNPLVFDNSYFTELVGGEREGLLQLPTDKALLEDPVFRPLVEKYASDEDAFFADYTQAHLKLSELGFADA, encoded by the exons aTGGGAAAGTCGTACCCAACGGTGAGTGAAGATTACGAGAAGGCCATTCAGAAGGCGAGGAGAAAGCTGAGGGGATTGATCTTCGAGAAGCAATGCGCTCCCCTTATGCTCCGTTTGGC ATGGCACTCGGCGGGTACGTTCGACGTGAAGACGAAGACGGGTGGTCCATTCGGAACCATGAAGCACGAAGCTGAACAAAAGCATGAAGCTAACAGGGGGCTTGATATTGCTGTCAACCTCTTGGAGCCTCTCAAGCAGCACTTCCCTAACATTACATACGCTGATTTTTACCAGTTGGCCGGCGTTGTTGCCGTTGAGGTTACCGGTGGCCCCGAAGTTCCTTTTCACCCTGGCAGAGAG GACAAGGCTGATCCACCTCCAGAGGGTCGCTTGCCCGATGCAACAAAGGGTAATGACCATTTGAGGGAGTTGTTTGTGCAAACAATGGGACTCACTGATCAAGATATTGTTGCCCTTTCTGGTGCTCACACCCTT GGTAGGTGCCACAAGGATCGTTCTGGATTTGAGGGTCCTTGGACTTCCAATCCTCTGGTTTTTGACAACTCGTACTTCAC GGAACTGGTGGGGGGCGAAAGGGAGGGACTTTTGCAGCTCCCAACTGACAAGGCATTGCTGGAGGATCCTGTTTTCCGCCCTCTTGTTGAGAAATATGCCTCA GATGAAGACGCATTCTTTGCTGATTACACTCAAGCTCACTTAAAGCTCTCCGAACTTGG GTTTGCTGATGCCTAA